A single region of the Coriobacteriia bacterium genome encodes:
- a CDS encoding HEAT repeat domain-containing protein: MTDFDAARGLEAIVRTVATAAKTLRLYPPSSPMPRQSAEGAATALAAFLAGEPVLSLAVARDGLTRAGEAVAPGSTGTADFADLLRSHGIAEIDFLPGCSTEELLAFLTAVTRAPEELRAEGGLAAVMTAEGVEGVRVTDVALTVAEDVSPEEVGDVDEFLRQLASDPDKLTAWISAAAKGDPAALAEGLAELYETAGGESGALPEALARAFSKLDAEGKDALLGVAMGEGVVRRLAERAFGLVGTEEIAGALCSGLFGQNMLSLSSALTRLPLADRMRSVFAEVQQALEAYGRGGKEAAFLEHMVQVRTDQTPEPPLADAEAYRETIRRADVASEELGRVRGEAADGREVTRRSVTTMLTLLDQQRDFELFCRAADALALTVPTLLGQGDLRTASRVLGEMVKRQSAEVQPWPGLDERLRASIAKAFTGPAMRGLLETVAASPELAADAAELVRLGGDASAERIGEEGVGLKEEGLAAAETLIGRRLVDQLVAIAPRAQWYQVGPVVRRLAQEPDGRARDALLALMRRPDEQSRREAAGGLAGAGPDAAGLLAEMLSDASLEVAMAAARSLAKCGGAAAVRSLETRLAALDVDGKDFLLARELIAALARIPGGEAASALRKLASRKALIKRGHFAEVRQLAAQAIELQAKTGGAA; encoded by the coding sequence ATGACGGACTTCGACGCCGCGCGCGGGCTGGAGGCGATCGTCAGGACCGTGGCGACGGCCGCCAAGACATTGCGCCTCTACCCCCCGTCGAGCCCGATGCCGCGCCAGTCGGCCGAGGGCGCCGCGACCGCGCTGGCGGCGTTCCTCGCCGGAGAGCCGGTGCTCTCGCTCGCGGTGGCCCGCGACGGCCTCACCCGCGCGGGCGAGGCCGTGGCGCCGGGCTCCACGGGGACGGCCGACTTCGCCGACCTGCTCCGCTCACACGGCATCGCCGAGATCGACTTCCTGCCCGGCTGCAGCACCGAGGAGCTGCTCGCCTTCCTCACCGCCGTGACGCGGGCCCCCGAGGAGCTGCGCGCGGAGGGCGGGCTGGCCGCGGTGATGACGGCCGAGGGCGTGGAGGGCGTGCGCGTCACCGACGTCGCCCTCACCGTCGCCGAGGACGTCTCGCCCGAGGAGGTCGGGGACGTGGACGAGTTCCTCCGGCAGCTCGCCTCGGACCCCGACAAGCTGACGGCGTGGATCTCCGCGGCCGCGAAGGGCGACCCCGCGGCGCTCGCGGAGGGGCTCGCCGAGCTGTACGAGACGGCCGGCGGGGAGAGCGGAGCGCTGCCCGAGGCCCTGGCGCGCGCCTTCTCGAAGCTGGACGCCGAAGGCAAGGACGCGCTGCTCGGCGTCGCCATGGGGGAGGGCGTGGTGCGCCGGCTCGCCGAGCGCGCGTTCGGCCTCGTCGGCACGGAGGAGATCGCCGGGGCGCTGTGCTCCGGCCTCTTCGGCCAGAACATGCTCTCGCTGTCCAGCGCGTTGACCCGCTTGCCGCTCGCCGACCGGATGCGATCGGTCTTCGCCGAGGTCCAGCAGGCGCTGGAGGCCTACGGCCGCGGGGGCAAGGAGGCCGCCTTCCTGGAGCATATGGTGCAGGTGCGGACCGACCAGACGCCCGAGCCGCCGCTGGCGGACGCGGAAGCGTACCGCGAGACCATCCGTCGCGCGGACGTGGCATCCGAGGAGCTGGGCCGCGTCCGGGGCGAGGCCGCGGACGGCCGAGAGGTCACGAGACGCTCCGTCACCACGATGCTGACCCTCCTCGACCAGCAGCGCGATTTCGAGCTGTTCTGCCGGGCGGCCGACGCGCTCGCGCTCACGGTGCCGACCCTGCTCGGACAGGGGGACCTCCGGACCGCCTCGCGCGTGCTCGGCGAGATGGTCAAGCGCCAGTCCGCCGAAGTGCAGCCGTGGCCCGGCCTGGACGAGCGGCTGCGAGCCTCCATCGCCAAGGCGTTCACCGGCCCGGCGATGCGCGGTCTGCTCGAGACCGTCGCCGCCTCGCCGGAGCTCGCCGCCGACGCGGCTGAGCTCGTCCGCCTCGGGGGCGACGCCTCGGCGGAGCGGATCGGCGAGGAGGGCGTGGGCCTCAAGGAGGAGGGGCTGGCCGCTGCCGAGACGCTCATCGGCCGGCGTCTCGTGGACCAGCTCGTCGCGATCGCGCCGCGTGCCCAGTGGTATCAGGTGGGGCCGGTCGTCCGCCGCCTCGCGCAGGAGCCCGACGGGCGGGCCCGCGACGCGCTTCTCGCGCTCATGAGGCGCCCCGACGAGCAGTCGCGCCGCGAGGCAGCCGGCGGGCTGGCCGGAGCGGGACCCGACGCGGCGGGACTGCTGGCCGAGATGCTCTCGGACGCGAGCCTCGAAGTCGCGATGGCCGCGGCCCGCTCGCTGGCCAAGTGCGGCGGAGCGGCGGCGGTCCGCTCGCTCGAGACGCGCCTCGCCGCGCTCGACGTCGACGGCAAGGACTTCCTGCTCGCACGGGAGCTG